From Bacteroides sp., the proteins below share one genomic window:
- the pyrI gene encoding aspartate carbamoyltransferase regulatory subunit: MSEKIKELKVSAIENGTVIDHIPSNAVFQVIRMLKLDSFDSMVLFATNLESKKYGTKGLIKVSNKFFLPEELNKIALVAPHASIIEIRDFRVSSKKVVEIPAQVTGIVKCFNPNCVTNHEQVTRRFTVVEKEDLRLKCHFCEKITRRSNMEFI, translated from the coding sequence ATGAGTGAGAAAATTAAGGAATTAAAGGTATCAGCCATCGAAAACGGCACAGTCATTGACCATATCCCCTCCAATGCTGTATTCCAGGTTATTCGCATGCTGAAACTCGACAGTTTCGACAGCATGGTGCTTTTTGCCACCAATCTCGAAAGCAAGAAATACGGCACCAAAGGCCTTATCAAGGTTAGCAATAAATTCTTTTTGCCAGAAGAACTCAACAAGATCGCCCTGGTGGCCCCTCACGCTTCCATCATTGAGATCAGGGACTTCCGGGTGAGCAGCAAGAAGGTCGTGGAAATCCCTGCCCAGGTCACCGGCATTGTCAAATGCTTCAACCCCAATTGCGTCACCAATCACGAACAGGTGACCAGGCGCTTTACCGTGGTCGAAAAGGAAGACCTGAGGCTGAAATGCCACTTCTGCGAAAAGATTACCCGCAGGAGCAATATGGAGTTCATATAG
- a CDS encoding Zn-dependent hydrolase: protein MKQFSLLLLSAILAFGALTGCAPKTDEYSETMKAKLEQFKEVTLTTDLSWLSENEREMISILIDAADLMDEVFWLQAYGDKETLMEQLDNEFARQYAAIHYGPWDRLDGMAPFVPEVGEKPEGANFYPLDMTKEEFEAWEDPDKTSLYTVIRRDEAGNLVSVPYSQAYAEQHQKAAELLRQAAELAEDEGLKTYLLARAEALLNDDYQPSDFAWMAMKESNIDFVVGPIENYEDRLFGYKAANEAFVLVKDPEWSARLVKFNAMLPDLQAGLPVPAQYKAETPGTDADMNVYYALYYAGDCNAGSKTIAINLPNDPEIHVSVGTRKLQLKNSMQAKFENILVPIANMLIDESQRHHIKFDAFFENTTFHEVSHGMGVKNTINGQGPMREALREYYSPIEEAKADIMGLYLVTKLYEMGEITSGEVMDNYVTFFAGIFRSSRFGASSAHGRANMLTMKYFADRNAFVYQENGTYLVNFEAMRDAVFALVADILMVQGDGNYAEAKSWVDSDGVMTDQLRKDLEKVNAAGIPVDIVFKQGKEVLGLN, encoded by the coding sequence ATGAAACAGTTCTCTTTATTGTTACTTTCGGCGATCCTGGCTTTCGGGGCCCTGACCGGATGCGCGCCAAAAACCGATGAATACTCTGAAACGATGAAAGCGAAGCTTGAACAGTTTAAAGAAGTGACCCTTACCACAGATCTGTCGTGGTTAAGTGAAAATGAACGTGAAATGATCAGCATCCTGATCGATGCTGCCGACCTGATGGACGAGGTGTTCTGGCTTCAGGCCTATGGCGACAAGGAAACGCTGATGGAACAGCTCGATAACGAATTTGCCCGCCAATATGCCGCCATCCATTACGGTCCTTGGGACCGCCTCGATGGCATGGCCCCCTTTGTTCCCGAAGTGGGAGAGAAGCCCGAGGGAGCCAATTTCTATCCCCTCGACATGACCAAGGAAGAGTTTGAAGCCTGGGAAGATCCTGATAAAACCAGTCTTTACACGGTGATACGCCGCGATGAAGCCGGCAACCTGGTGAGTGTGCCTTATTCACAGGCCTATGCCGAACAGCATCAAAAGGCTGCTGAGTTGTTGCGTCAAGCCGCTGAACTGGCCGAAGACGAAGGCCTTAAGACCTACCTGCTGGCCCGCGCCGAGGCTCTCCTCAACGACGACTACCAGCCCAGCGATTTTGCCTGGATGGCCATGAAAGAAAGCAATATTGACTTTGTGGTTGGCCCCATCGAAAACTATGAAGACCGCCTCTTTGGTTATAAAGCAGCCAATGAAGCCTTTGTGCTGGTCAAAGACCCCGAATGGAGCGCCCGTCTGGTGAAGTTTAATGCGATGCTTCCCGATCTGCAGGCCGGCTTGCCCGTTCCTGCACAATACAAGGCTGAAACCCCTGGTACGGATGCCGATATGAATGTTTATTATGCCCTGTATTATGCGGGCGACTGCAATGCAGGCAGCAAAACCATTGCCATCAACCTGCCCAATGACCCTGAGATCCACGTCAGTGTAGGTACGCGTAAGTTGCAGCTCAAGAATTCCATGCAGGCAAAATTCGAAAATATCCTGGTGCCGATTGCCAATATGCTTATTGATGAGAGCCAGCGCCACCACATCAAATTTGATGCCTTCTTTGAGAACACCACCTTCCACGAGGTTTCGCACGGAATGGGCGTTAAAAATACCATCAATGGTCAGGGGCCCATGCGTGAAGCCCTGCGCGAATATTACAGCCCCATCGAAGAAGCCAAAGCCGACATCATGGGTTTGTACCTGGTTACAAAACTCTATGAAATGGGTGAGATTACCAGCGGTGAGGTGATGGACAACTATGTAACCTTCTTTGCCGGGATCTTCCGTAGCAGCCGTTTTGGTGCCAGCAGCGCCCACGGACGCGCCAACATGTTAACGATGAAGTATTTCGCTGACCGCAACGCTTTTGTTTATCAGGAAAACGGTACTTACCTGGTGAATTTTGAAGCCATGCGTGATGCCGTATTTGCGCTGGTAGCCGACATCCTGATGGTTCAGGGCGATGGCAACTACGCCGAAGCCAAAAGCTGGGTGGACAGTGATGGTGTGATGACGGATCAGCTCCGCAAGGACCTTGAAAAAGTCAATGCTGCCGGAATCCCTGTTGATATTGTTTTCAAACAAGGTAAAGAAGTTCTTGGCCTGAATTAA
- a CDS encoding DUF819 family protein, protein MEMILLALFYVLTPVLILYLTYRYRTADRIGSVIIAYLVGLILGNIGLIPSAGEVVNNILLNQPGTTLAEMQAMEAGGEITARDVMAFRVYKLRDMLMTITVLLAIPLMLFSTNINHWKKVAGKTLVSLLTGLVAVVTVIVAGFYIFQHTGTKDLWKVAGMLIGVYTGGTPNLASIKLALDVDPEIYILTHTYDLVVGVFYLAFLISIGQRVFHKFLPKFPAFAEVFVAAEQKVKRPFFHVFQRKYFLPLLKAIGLAILIFGAGVGLSMILPKSMEMSVVILTITTLGIIASLIPGINRIDKTFDAGMYFILVFSLVVSSMADIRNFGGITPGLFAYVTLAVFGSLFLHVLLSKIFKVDADTTMITSTAFICSPAFVPVIAGSIGNKQVIVSGMTIGIIGYAIGNYLGVTIAYLLR, encoded by the coding sequence ATGGAGATGATTTTACTGGCGTTGTTTTATGTTCTGACCCCCGTTCTGATCCTTTACCTGACTTACCGTTACAGGACTGCTGACCGGATTGGATCGGTCATCATCGCTTACCTGGTCGGGCTGATCCTGGGTAATATCGGTCTGATTCCAAGTGCGGGCGAGGTCGTTAACAACATCCTGCTCAACCAGCCTGGCACTACCCTTGCTGAGATGCAGGCAATGGAAGCGGGTGGAGAAATAACGGCAAGGGATGTGATGGCTTTCAGGGTATATAAGCTTCGTGATATGCTTATGACCATCACGGTACTTCTGGCTATCCCGCTCATGCTTTTCTCAACCAACATCAATCATTGGAAAAAGGTAGCTGGAAAAACACTGGTTTCATTGTTGACTGGGCTGGTAGCGGTGGTTACGGTCATTGTTGCAGGATTTTACATTTTCCAGCATACCGGCACCAAAGACCTGTGGAAAGTGGCTGGAATGCTAATCGGGGTCTATACCGGCGGGACGCCTAACCTTGCTTCCATCAAACTGGCCCTGGATGTGGATCCTGAGATCTACATCCTGACACACACCTACGACCTGGTGGTTGGTGTATTTTACCTGGCATTCCTGATTTCTATCGGTCAGCGGGTTTTTCATAAGTTTCTGCCCAAGTTCCCGGCCTTTGCAGAAGTCTTTGTCGCCGCCGAGCAAAAGGTAAAAAGGCCCTTTTTCCATGTTTTCCAGCGAAAATATTTCCTTCCTCTGCTCAAAGCCATCGGTTTGGCCATCCTGATCTTTGGAGCAGGCGTAGGATTAAGCATGATTCTGCCCAAAAGCATGGAAATGTCTGTAGTGATCCTGACCATAACCACCCTGGGCATCATTGCCTCTTTAATTCCGGGGATTAACCGCATTGACAAAACCTTTGATGCCGGCATGTACTTCATCCTGGTCTTCAGTTTGGTGGTATCTTCCATGGCAGATATCAGGAACTTTGGCGGTATCACCCCAGGCCTGTTCGCCTACGTGACCCTGGCCGTATTCGGATCCTTATTTTTGCACGTGCTGTTGAGCAAAATATTCAAGGTCGATGCCGACACCACCATGATCACCTCCACGGCCTTTATCTGTTCGCCTGCTTTTGTGCCGGTCATTGCTGGTTCTATTGGCAACAAGCAGGTGATCGTTTCAGGAATGACCATCGGAATTATTGGTTACGCCATTGGCAACTACCTTGGAGTAACCATTGCCTATTTGCTCAGGTAA
- a CDS encoding LapA family protein yields MEKKKTTNVLLMILYVIIAILLVVFIVQNWQPVNINIFGLKVEGRSFIVFLVIFILGFFSGWFWSFLRQTRRTMAEKKTTPGVKYSEE; encoded by the coding sequence ATGGAAAAGAAAAAAACCACGAATGTATTGTTGATGATCCTTTATGTCATCATTGCCATTTTGCTGGTTGTTTTTATTGTTCAGAACTGGCAACCTGTAAACATAAATATCTTTGGGCTCAAGGTAGAAGGGCGGTCATTCATTGTTTTCCTGGTAATTTTCATCCTGGGATTTTTCTCAGGATGGTTCTGGAGTTTCCTGAGGCAAACGCGCAGAACAATGGCCGAAAAAAAGACAACTCCTGGAGTAAAGTACTCTGAAGAATAA
- a CDS encoding M20/M25/M40 family metallo-hydrolase, which translates to MRILKSIFTLLMVFALQGAFGQQAFDFSDEGVLERLKKDINTLADERMEGREAGTPGERMAAEYIAMRMREAGLKPMINGSFFQEVPFPGDFIEGPDNYLVIEGVTFTFNEDFFALPNTGNAAVNAPAVYASFGLEGVEGIDNYKDLGSIEGRVVVLEYYSPEGLNEKLGISAREALAQKLELAVKKGAAGIILVNTLSWQSDPRISLRMDVPREAIPVVYGSERVKDAILAAAGVEVLLSTELEREMHTGYNVAGYWDNGAPTTVVIGGHFDHLGYGGSGSRSPGEHVIHPGADDNASGTAGMLEAARYLVQSDLKKHNYVFIAFTAEEKGLIGSRYFAESDAYDMSKVNYMLNFDMLGRLTDYNLSLIGTGTTPSWETVIDRVAPEHFNIRKSPGGLGGSDHTAFYLKDIPVLFFFTGIHDDYHRPGDTPEKVNYQGTLEIMKFTYDLMRVLEEEERLAFTPTQSNDTRRRRTEGVTLGLMPDHVYSGEGLKIQAVIDDRPAQKAGIANGDVVIRIDEEEIREIQTYMRALGNLKAGSKAMITVKRGEEEMTFEVQL; encoded by the coding sequence ATGAGAATATTGAAATCGATTTTTACCCTGTTGATGGTTTTTGCCCTTCAGGGTGCTTTTGGACAACAAGCCTTTGATTTTTCTGATGAGGGGGTGCTTGAGCGCCTGAAGAAGGATATTAACACCCTTGCCGACGAGCGTATGGAGGGCCGTGAGGCCGGAACACCCGGTGAACGGATGGCCGCTGAGTACATTGCCATGCGCATGAGGGAAGCGGGCCTGAAACCTATGATCAATGGCTCGTTTTTTCAGGAGGTACCTTTCCCGGGTGATTTTATCGAAGGCCCTGATAATTACCTGGTCATTGAAGGGGTTACTTTTACTTTCAATGAAGACTTTTTTGCCCTGCCCAATACTGGCAATGCCGCAGTGAATGCTCCGGCTGTGTACGCCAGTTTTGGCCTTGAAGGGGTGGAAGGAATTGACAATTATAAAGACCTTGGCAGCATCGAAGGGCGCGTGGTGGTGCTGGAGTATTATTCCCCTGAAGGGTTGAATGAAAAACTGGGCATTTCTGCACGCGAGGCATTGGCACAAAAGCTTGAACTCGCAGTAAAGAAAGGTGCCGCAGGCATCATTCTGGTGAATACCCTTTCGTGGCAATCAGATCCGCGCATCAGCCTCCGGATGGATGTGCCGCGCGAAGCCATCCCGGTGGTGTATGGCAGTGAACGGGTAAAGGACGCCATTCTGGCAGCTGCAGGGGTGGAAGTGCTTTTGTCGACAGAACTGGAGCGAGAGATGCATACCGGCTACAATGTGGCAGGTTATTGGGACAATGGCGCTCCCACCACAGTGGTTATTGGCGGGCATTTCGACCACCTGGGCTATGGCGGATCGGGCTCGCGCAGTCCGGGGGAACATGTCATTCACCCCGGTGCCGACGACAATGCCAGCGGAACAGCGGGGATGCTGGAAGCAGCCCGTTACCTGGTGCAATCAGACCTGAAAAAGCATAACTATGTTTTCATTGCCTTTACGGCTGAGGAGAAAGGCCTGATCGGCAGCCGCTATTTTGCCGAGAGTGATGCCTATGATATGAGCAAGGTAAACTATATGCTGAATTTTGATATGCTGGGCCGCCTGACCGATTACAACCTGTCGCTGATCGGCACCGGCACCACGCCCAGCTGGGAAACTGTCATCGACCGGGTAGCTCCCGAACATTTTAACATCCGCAAAAGCCCCGGCGGTCTGGGTGGATCCGACCATACTGCATTTTACCTGAAAGACATCCCTGTATTGTTTTTCTTTACGGGCATCCACGACGATTACCACAGGCCTGGTGATACGCCCGAAAAGGTGAACTACCAGGGCACCCTGGAGATCATGAAGTTTACCTACGATCTGATGCGAGTGTTGGAAGAAGAAGAGCGGCTGGCATTTACCCCCACCCAGTCGAACGACACGCGTCGTCGCCGCACAGAAGGTGTTACCCTTGGGCTGATGCCAGATCATGTATATTCAGGGGAAGGGCTTAAGATACAGGCCGTGATTGATGACCGCCCGGCGCAAAAGGCCGGAATAGCCAACGGAGATGTGGTCATTCGTATCGATGAGGAGGAGATCCGGGAGATCCAGACCTATATGCGCGCCCTGGGTAACCTGAAAGCCGGAAGTAAGGCAATGATTACCGTGAAGAGGGGAGAAGAAGAAATGACCTTCGAGGTTCAGCTGTAA
- a CDS encoding flavin reductase family protein: MRLMKTFDPSKLDPRQRSQFVLGTIGPRPIAFVSTLDREGRPNLAPYSFFNVFSSTPPVLIFSANSRVRDGKPKDTLQNIRETGELVINLVTYSMARQMALAGLDYEQGVNEFEKSGFTPLVSERVKPYRVKESPVHFECKILEIKALGDHPGAANLIIAEAVLIHLDERIIGPEQKIIPEAMELIGRLGGYSYARVDASSLFEVVQPRSELALGFDALPESVRKSSILSGQDLALLAGQTQWPSQEEVEAFAKQSAMAGFLISLPEEPEARTKTIHKKIRALLKQETPGEALKLIAACGLR, from the coding sequence ATGAGATTAATGAAAACTTTCGACCCTTCAAAACTGGACCCCCGGCAGCGTTCGCAATTTGTGCTTGGCACGATAGGGCCCCGTCCCATTGCCTTTGTCAGCACCCTTGACCGGGAAGGCAGGCCTAACCTGGCTCCCTACAGTTTCTTTAACGTTTTCAGCAGCACCCCGCCCGTGCTCATCTTCTCGGCCAACAGCAGGGTGCGCGATGGCAAACCCAAGGACACCCTTCAGAATATCCGGGAGACGGGAGAGCTGGTGATCAACCTGGTCACTTACAGCATGGCCCGTCAAATGGCCCTTGCAGGACTGGATTATGAGCAGGGGGTCAACGAATTTGAGAAATCCGGCTTTACCCCCCTGGTTTCTGAGCGGGTTAAACCATACCGGGTGAAGGAAAGTCCGGTACACTTTGAGTGTAAAATTCTTGAGATCAAAGCCTTGGGTGACCATCCAGGGGCAGCCAACCTGATCATCGCCGAAGCGGTCTTGATTCATCTGGATGAACGGATCATTGGTCCCGAGCAGAAGATTATTCCGGAAGCGATGGAGCTTATTGGCAGGCTGGGAGGCTATAGCTATGCGCGGGTGGATGCATCCAGCCTGTTCGAGGTGGTTCAGCCCCGGAGTGAACTGGCGCTTGGGTTCGATGCCCTGCCTGAGTCGGTCAGGAAAAGTTCCATTCTCAGTGGACAGGATCTTGCCCTGCTGGCCGGGCAAACTCAATGGCCTAGCCAGGAAGAAGTGGAAGCTTTTGCTAAGCAAAGCGCGATGGCTGGGTTCCTTATTTCCCTGCCAGAAGAACCGGAGGCCAGGACAAAGACCATCCATAAAAAGATCCGGGCGCTTCTTAAACAGGAAACGCCCGGGGAGGCCTTAAAGCTTATCGCCGCTTGCGGCCTGCGTTAG
- the pyrB gene encoding aspartate carbamoyltransferase gives MKNKSLVSINDFSKEEQLRVLEVAREFEKNPVQTILQDYVVASLFFEPSTRTRLSFESAVNRLGGKVIGFSEAGSTSVKKGESLRDTILTIANYSDLIVMRNPIEGSARFASEISPVPIINAGDGANQHPTQTLLDLYSILKTQGSLDNLNVAFVGDLKYGRTVHSLVIALCNFNTTFHLVSPIELKLPSSVKMHIKEKNLTYYQYTDMEEVIPKADILYMTRIQRERFSDPLEYERIKNSYNLHNDMIVDTKENFRVLHPLPRVNEIDINVDPSPKAYYFEQALNGVFVRQALMALILGLR, from the coding sequence ATGAAGAACAAAAGCCTCGTTTCCATCAACGATTTCAGCAAGGAAGAACAACTGCGCGTACTGGAAGTGGCCCGCGAGTTTGAAAAGAACCCCGTGCAGACCATCCTCCAGGACTATGTGGTAGCCTCTTTGTTTTTTGAGCCCTCCACCCGCACCCGCCTGAGTTTCGAAAGCGCCGTTAACCGGCTCGGCGGAAAGGTGATCGGATTCTCTGAAGCAGGAAGTACCAGCGTCAAAAAAGGAGAATCGCTGCGCGACACCATCCTCACCATCGCCAATTATTCCGACCTTATCGTCATGCGAAACCCCATTGAAGGCAGCGCCCGCTTTGCTTCCGAAATCAGCCCCGTGCCCATCATCAACGCAGGCGATGGCGCAAACCAGCACCCCACACAAACCCTGCTCGACCTTTACAGCATCCTGAAAACCCAAGGATCGCTCGACAACCTGAACGTCGCTTTTGTGGGCGATCTGAAATATGGCCGGACCGTACACTCACTGGTTATCGCCCTCTGCAACTTCAATACCACATTCCACCTTGTTTCACCCATCGAACTGAAGCTGCCCAGCTCAGTGAAAATGCACATCAAGGAGAAAAACCTCACCTATTACCAATACACGGATATGGAAGAGGTCATCCCAAAGGCTGACATTTTGTACATGACCCGTATTCAGCGCGAACGGTTCAGCGACCCCCTCGAATACGAACGGATAAAAAATTCCTATAACCTCCACAACGACATGATTGTCGACACCAAGGAGAACTTCAGGGTGCTTCATCCCCTGCCAAGGGTCAATGAAATCGACATCAATGTCGACCCCAGCCCCAAAGCCTATTATTTCGAACAAGCCCTGAATGGTGTTTTCGTGCGTCAGGCCCTGATGGCCCTCATCCTGGGCTTACGCTAA